In the Desulfovulcanus ferrireducens genome, one interval contains:
- a CDS encoding LysM peptidoglycan-binding domain-containing protein yields MRKLFFIALFATSLLAFGCAKKQVKATPAEPPAQVQEQITQPAPQPAVQPEPEQKQVVQPTPMEIYESTYASLPTEHKVVKGECLWWIAEYKQIYNDPFMWPLIYKANRDQIKNPDLIYPNQVFVIPRDFTLDELKESRRQAGAPKPYLPPENANLPAKLRADLGWSF; encoded by the coding sequence ATGAGAAAATTATTTTTTATTGCTTTATTTGCAACGAGCCTGCTGGCCTTTGGTTGCGCCAAAAAGCAGGTAAAAGCCACGCCCGCGGAGCCACCAGCTCAGGTACAAGAACAAATAACTCAACCTGCGCCTCAACCTGCTGTTCAGCCTGAACCTGAGCAAAAACAAGTTGTTCAGCCAACCCCCATGGAAATTTATGAAAGCACTTATGCTTCTCTCCCTACCGAGCACAAGGTAGTCAAAGGAGAGTGTTTATGGTGGATTGCCGAATACAAGCAAATTTACAACGATCCATTTATGTGGCCATTGATTTACAAGGCTAACAGGGACCAAATAAAAAATCCTGATCTTATCTACCCCAATCAAGTTTTTGTCATTCCTAGAGATTTCACTCTTGACGAACTCAAGGAAAGTCGACGCCAGGCTGGTGCTCCAAAACCTTATTTACCACCTGAAAATGCCAATTTGCCTGCAAAATTACGAGCGGATCTAGGATGGAGCTTCTAA
- the coaBC gene encoding bifunctional phosphopantothenoylcysteine decarboxylase/phosphopantothenate--cysteine ligase CoaBC, with amino-acid sequence MKNSFPLFTHYYGKRAHLGICGSIAAYKILDLLRLLLKSNLDVGVTLTKSGSEFIPALNFQALGADPVFTQDDLLQSTFAHLAPGQTAHTLLIAPATANILAKAAHGIADDLLSTQIVSFPGPIIFAPAMNPKMWHSPATKENWQKLKSRGYICIEPGEGHVACGDTGQGRLPSIENIYFPALKAITPQDLINKKILITCGPTREYFDQVRFWSNPSTGKMGLALSLAAWLRGAEVHLVHGPINVLPLPGLNLYPAHSAKEMYAVCMDLWPNMDMGCFTAAVADFSPESCPVPKFKKSDTRQLKITFTKNKDILATIGNLKTKAQKLIGFAAEAESLHHNCLQKLKKKNLDLIIGNLITDEDSAFASDQNRVYVLDRTNRQESWPLLPKTEVAWRIWDWILTL; translated from the coding sequence ATGAAGAACTCGTTTCCGCTTTTCACCCATTATTACGGTAAAAGGGCACATTTGGGAATATGCGGAAGTATTGCCGCGTATAAAATACTTGACCTGCTTCGTTTACTTCTAAAGTCCAATTTAGATGTTGGCGTAACCTTAACAAAATCTGGGAGCGAGTTTATCCCTGCGCTGAACTTTCAGGCCCTGGGTGCGGATCCTGTCTTTACGCAGGACGATCTCCTTCAGTCAACTTTTGCCCATTTGGCCCCCGGACAAACTGCACATACTTTACTCATTGCTCCGGCAACAGCAAATATTTTGGCCAAAGCAGCACATGGCATTGCAGACGATCTTTTGAGCACGCAAATAGTATCTTTTCCCGGTCCAATAATTTTTGCTCCGGCCATGAATCCAAAGATGTGGCATAGTCCTGCGACAAAAGAAAATTGGCAAAAACTAAAATCGCGCGGCTATATCTGCATTGAACCGGGTGAAGGTCATGTTGCTTGTGGTGATACCGGTCAAGGACGTCTACCATCAATTGAAAATATTTACTTTCCCGCATTAAAAGCCATAACCCCTCAAGATCTCATAAATAAAAAAATACTTATTACCTGTGGTCCAACTCGAGAATATTTCGATCAGGTTCGGTTTTGGTCAAATCCATCCACAGGCAAAATGGGTCTGGCCTTGAGTTTAGCTGCCTGGCTTCGTGGCGCCGAAGTCCACCTGGTTCATGGACCTATAAATGTTTTGCCACTACCCGGACTAAATTTATATCCAGCCCACTCGGCCAAAGAAATGTATGCCGTGTGTATGGATTTATGGCCAAACATGGATATGGGTTGTTTTACAGCGGCAGTAGCTGACTTTTCCCCTGAGTCCTGTCCGGTTCCGAAATTTAAGAAGTCAGATACCCGGCAGCTAAAAATAACATTTACCAAAAACAAGGATATCCTGGCTACCATTGGAAATTTAAAAACCAAAGCACAAAAATTAATTGGCTTTGCAGCAGAGGCTGAAAGTCTTCATCACAACTGCCTGCAAAAACTTAAGAAAAAAAACCTGGATCTCATTATTGGCAACCTGATAACGGATGAGGATTCAGCTTTTGCCAGCGATCAAAACAGGGTATATGTTTTAGACCGTACTAACAGACAGGAAAGTTGGCCTTTACTTCCCAAAACAGAGGTAGCCTGGAGGATTTGGGATTGGATTTTAACTCTTTAG
- a CDS encoding NAD-dependent epimerase, whose product MKVLVTGAAGFIGFHLSKKFLNEGIKVIGVDNLNDYYSVQLKKDRLAQLVDNPDFSFHQLDIADKTGLMELFRKESITHVVNLAAQAGVRYSIENPMAYVESNIVGFANILECCRHNSIKHLVFASSSSVYGLNTKMPFSVHDNVDHPISLYAASKKANELMAHSYAYLYKLPCTGLRFFTVYGPWGRPDMALFLFTKAILEGKPIKVFNYGNMQRDFTYIDDIIEGVYRVTLHIPKPNPDWSGSQPDPSSSPAPYKIYNIGNNNSVSLNHFIETIEKHLNKKAVKELLPLQPGDVPKTYADVDDLQRDVGFKPDTPIDYGIEQFIIWYKKYYQI is encoded by the coding sequence ATGAAGGTTTTAGTCACTGGGGCTGCAGGATTTATAGGTTTTCACTTGTCTAAAAAATTCTTAAATGAAGGGATTAAAGTAATAGGAGTAGACAACCTTAATGATTATTACTCTGTCCAGCTTAAAAAGGATCGTCTGGCTCAACTCGTTGACAATCCCGACTTTAGTTTTCATCAACTGGACATTGCCGATAAAACCGGACTGATGGAACTATTTAGAAAGGAAAGTATAACACATGTTGTTAATCTTGCCGCGCAGGCAGGAGTAAGATACAGTATCGAAAATCCAATGGCTTATGTTGAGTCAAATATCGTAGGTTTTGCCAATATCCTTGAATGCTGCCGGCATAACTCTATAAAGCACCTTGTTTTTGCTTCATCAAGTTCTGTTTACGGATTAAACACCAAAATGCCCTTCAGTGTTCATGACAACGTCGACCACCCAATCAGTCTTTACGCGGCAAGCAAAAAGGCCAACGAATTAATGGCTCATTCTTATGCATATTTATATAAACTTCCTTGCACAGGCCTGCGTTTTTTTACTGTCTACGGACCATGGGGCAGACCAGACATGGCCTTATTCTTGTTTACCAAGGCGATTTTAGAAGGAAAACCAATCAAAGTCTTCAACTACGGCAACATGCAAAGAGACTTCACATATATAGATGACATTATCGAGGGTGTGTACCGAGTAACCCTACACATACCTAAACCCAACCCAGACTGGTCGGGCTCACAACCAGACCCGAGCTCAAGCCCAGCACCGTACAAGATTTACAATATCGGAAACAACAACAGCGTTTCTTTAAACCATTTCATTGAAACCATTGAAAAACATTTAAACAAAAAAGCAGTTAAAGAGCTTTTACCACTCCAGCCTGGTGACGTGCCAAAAACTTACGCCGACGTTGACGACCTCCAGCGTGATGTTGGCTTCAAACCAGATACCCCGATAGATTATGGCATAGAGCAGTTTATAATTTGGTATAAAAAATATTATCAGATATAA
- a CDS encoding GAK system XXXCH domain-containing protein: MALKTLKKELTQVFELIKKPSQEGILPNLDHVQKFNRLATRMHTLADDEWAEECEDFAHLAKQLLQAVNQGDLQTAVMLVESINDAQSFCHKFYR; this comes from the coding sequence ATGGCTCTCAAAACTTTAAAAAAGGAATTGACACAAGTTTTCGAACTTATCAAAAAGCCATCCCAAGAGGGAATACTGCCGAACCTAGACCATGTACAAAAATTCAATCGTTTAGCAACTAGGATGCACACCCTGGCAGACGACGAATGGGCAGAAGAATGTGAAGACTTCGCCCATTTAGCCAAACAACTCTTACAGGCTGTAAACCAGGGCGACCTACAAACTGCCGTAATGCTAGTAGAATCTATCAACGACGCCCAGTCTTTCTGCCACAAATTTTACAGATAA
- a CDS encoding ParA family protein gives MNAKRIVVANQKGGVGKTTTAVNLAASLAVMEKKVLLVDCDPQANASSGLGLDVKKIEQNLYTGLIGESKPQEIIHDTSLKFLKIIPSSHDLVGAELELLDRREREFYLYKLIREIEKDFEYLIFDCPPSLGIVTVNALCAAQNLLIPLQCEYYALEGIAQLLHTYELVRARLNSELNILGVLLTMFDKRNNLCHQVATEVRGYFRDKVFQTIIPRNVRLSEAPSYGKPAISYDIRSTGTIAYLELARELVKKLVS, from the coding sequence GTGAACGCAAAAAGGATAGTGGTAGCAAATCAAAAAGGGGGTGTTGGCAAGACAACGACGGCTGTAAACTTGGCCGCCTCGTTGGCTGTAATGGAAAAAAAGGTTCTCTTGGTTGATTGTGATCCTCAGGCCAATGCTAGCAGTGGGTTGGGTTTAGATGTAAAAAAAATTGAGCAAAATCTATATACCGGCTTGATTGGCGAGAGTAAGCCACAAGAGATAATACATGACACGAGCTTAAAATTTTTAAAAATTATCCCCTCATCACATGACCTGGTGGGTGCCGAGTTGGAACTTTTGGACAGGAGAGAGCGAGAATTTTACCTGTACAAATTAATTCGAGAAATAGAGAAAGATTTTGAGTACCTAATTTTTGACTGCCCACCTTCATTGGGTATAGTGACGGTAAATGCCTTATGCGCGGCTCAAAATTTACTCATTCCTCTACAATGTGAGTACTATGCTTTGGAAGGCATTGCTCAACTTTTACATACATATGAGCTCGTCAGGGCAAGACTTAATAGTGAATTAAATATTCTTGGGGTGTTGCTGACCATGTTTGACAAGCGAAATAATCTCTGCCACCAGGTTGCAACTGAAGTACGTGGATATTTTCGAGACAAAGTCTTTCAGACTATAATTCCTAGAAATGTGCGGTTGTCCGAGGCGCCTAGTTACGGCAAACCTGCAATTAGTTATGATATCAGGTCGACAGGGACCATTGCTTATTTGGAACTAGCCAGGGAATTGGTTAAAAAACTGGTAAGTTAG
- a CDS encoding ParB/RepB/Spo0J family partition protein — protein MKMKQRGLGKGLDALLNPMDLSKDSAGITHLKIDQIKPNKNQPRTTFSEKSLNELAQSINEQGLLQPILVRKLDGENYEIVAGERRWRACQLAKLERVPVIIKNLSNEEVLVIALIENIQREDLNPIDQALALKKLKDDLNISQEEIAKKVGKSRAQIANLLRLLQLPEDVQHLLKENKLSAGHARALLALESKEEMIALANEIISKGMSVRETEKIVQNKKITRKTKRKVTFDKELANFLAQQFQNKISPKIKVNLKGNREKGTISLKYNSQNDLELLLNKLGISSDER, from the coding sequence ATGAAAATGAAACAACGAGGTTTAGGAAAGGGATTGGATGCACTCTTAAATCCAATGGATTTGAGTAAAGATAGCGCGGGAATTACACACTTGAAAATTGACCAAATAAAGCCCAATAAAAACCAACCACGTACTACATTTTCTGAAAAGTCACTCAATGAACTGGCTCAGTCTATAAATGAACAGGGGTTGCTGCAGCCAATTCTTGTTCGGAAACTAGATGGTGAAAATTATGAAATAGTTGCTGGTGAAAGAAGGTGGCGGGCATGTCAACTGGCCAAGCTAGAAAGGGTGCCGGTTATTATAAAAAATCTTAGCAATGAAGAAGTTTTGGTTATTGCCTTAATCGAAAATATTCAACGCGAAGATTTAAATCCTATAGATCAAGCTTTGGCCCTGAAAAAATTAAAAGATGATCTAAATATAAGTCAGGAAGAAATTGCAAAGAAGGTAGGAAAAAGTAGGGCTCAAATCGCAAATCTTTTGCGACTGCTTCAATTACCTGAAGATGTACAACATCTGCTAAAAGAGAATAAATTAAGTGCAGGCCATGCAAGGGCTCTGCTCGCACTGGAATCTAAAGAAGAGATGATCGCGTTGGCGAATGAAATTATATCAAAAGGAATGAGCGTACGCGAAACAGAAAAAATTGTGCAGAACAAAAAAATAACCAGAAAAACAAAAAGAAAAGTAACATTTGATAAGGAACTTGCTAATTTTCTGGCTCAACAATTTCAAAATAAAATCAGCCCAAAAATTAAGGTTAATCTGAAAGGAAACAGGGAAAAAGGCACGATCTCTCTTAAATATAATTCTCAGAATGATCTGGAATTATTGTTAAATAAGCTAGGGATCTCAAGTGATGAAAGATAA
- the rfaE1 gene encoding D-glycero-beta-D-manno-heptose-7-phosphate kinase has product MKDKLISDLNKINGQNIIVIGDIMLDHYQWGHVERISPEAPVPVVSVYKETFHLGGAGNVARNIKSLGGEPVLIALVGKDQYGKKIKELLEKENINYNLIESDIRPTTVKTRVMAHNQQIVRIDQEQCFKMSDDEVERLDHILKKITPNEYVLVSDYGKGLIGNEIFERLKNYKVLLDPKTQNFDIYNDIFIMTPNKKETEEGANLRIKGTEDIIEAGQRLLADKKLKNLLVTLGPDGMALFKTNGSIYHIPTCAQNVYDVTGAGDTVIAVLALCLCCGINLLNACCLANYAAGIVVGEVGTATTTKKEIIETIKKLDVPKITQWT; this is encoded by the coding sequence ATGAAAGATAAACTGATATCGGACCTTAACAAAATTAATGGCCAAAATATTATAGTTATTGGCGATATCATGCTAGACCACTATCAGTGGGGGCATGTTGAACGAATTTCACCAGAGGCACCGGTTCCTGTTGTAAGTGTATATAAGGAAACATTTCATCTGGGTGGAGCAGGAAATGTAGCTCGAAATATAAAATCCTTGGGAGGAGAGCCTGTTCTCATTGCTCTTGTAGGCAAAGATCAATACGGAAAAAAAATTAAGGAGTTACTCGAAAAAGAAAATATAAATTACAATTTAATTGAATCGGACATTAGACCTACGACTGTAAAAACCAGGGTCATGGCGCACAACCAACAGATTGTGCGGATTGACCAGGAACAATGTTTTAAAATGTCAGATGACGAAGTAGAAAGATTGGATCATATATTAAAAAAAATAACCCCAAATGAGTATGTGCTTGTTTCGGACTATGGAAAAGGGCTGATTGGTAACGAGATATTTGAAAGACTTAAAAATTATAAAGTTCTCCTTGATCCTAAAACCCAAAATTTTGATATATATAATGATATCTTTATAATGACACCCAATAAAAAGGAGACAGAGGAGGGAGCAAATCTAAGAATCAAGGGCACTGAAGATATTATTGAGGCAGGACAAAGATTACTTGCGGATAAAAAGCTCAAGAACTTGCTGGTGACTTTGGGACCTGATGGTATGGCATTATTTAAGACTAACGGTTCGATTTACCATATTCCGACATGTGCGCAAAATGTGTACGATGTTACAGGAGCAGGGGACACGGTTATTGCTGTACTTGCGTTATGCCTTTGCTGTGGAATTAACTTACTCAATGCTTGCTGCCTTGCCAACTATGCCGCAGGGATAGTTGTGGGGGAAGTTGGAACAGCAACAACAACGAAAAAAGAAATAATCGAGACAATCAAAAAGTTAGATGTACCTAAAATTACTCAGTGGACATAG
- a CDS encoding type I restriction enzyme HsdR N-terminal domain-containing protein, which yields MHEVSLEQTIYDYITGKKIELTTYEDVRQALAKILVEEKGYPKENIFPKIELNLDIGQKPYTITLDFIIKDQGKPVLLLAFCPGEVSSYVRQYVSAARLFDPPIPLIIVTDSKDARLVRSYDKKIIEQGFNSIPSWNELRALCSNVPEPKLTPEKKQKEARLAYAYFSLTDGCCSSRCPMSTE from the coding sequence ATGCACGAAGTAAGTTTAGAACAGACTATTTACGATTATATTACAGGAAAAAAAATTGAGCTCACAACGTACGAGGACGTTCGTCAAGCCCTGGCTAAAATTTTGGTCGAAGAAAAGGGCTATCCCAAGGAAAATATTTTTCCGAAAATTGAGCTTAATTTAGATATTGGTCAAAAGCCATACACGATAACTCTTGATTTTATTATCAAAGATCAAGGAAAACCTGTTTTGCTCTTGGCTTTTTGCCCCGGTGAAGTTTCTTCTTATGTCCGACAATATGTTTCTGCAGCCCGTTTATTTGACCCCCCTATTCCTTTAATAATTGTAACAGATTCTAAAGATGCTCGACTTGTACGCTCATATGATAAAAAAATAATTGAACAAGGCTTTAATTCCATACCAAGTTGGAATGAACTAAGGGCGCTCTGTTCAAATGTACCGGAGCCAAAATTAACCCCGGAAAAAAAACAAAAAGAAGCAAGACTTGCTTATGCTTATTTTTCTTTAACTGATGGATGTTGTTCATCAAGGTGCCCTATGTCCACTGAGTAA
- a CDS encoding FeoA family protein — translation MSPKPIDQFPPGTRVKIVTLNAGCAARSKLCALGLIPGTEVVIDNCGCGPFKVKVRETDLVLGHGLAQKILCCPIS, via the coding sequence ATGAGTCCCAAACCCATTGACCAATTTCCACCAGGAACTCGTGTAAAAATAGTTACCTTAAATGCTGGCTGTGCGGCCAGATCAAAATTATGCGCGCTTGGTTTAATCCCTGGCACGGAAGTGGTGATAGATAATTGTGGCTGTGGACCATTTAAAGTAAAAGTTCGTGAAACCGATTTAGTTTTGGGTCATGGACTGGCACAAAAAATTCTTTGCTGTCCTATAAGTTAG
- the carB gene encoding carbamoyl-phosphate synthase large subunit, with protein MPKRKDIKKIMVIGSGPIVIGQACEFDYSGTQAVKALKEEGYEVVLVNSNPATIMTDPELGDKTYIEPIEPETVAKIIARERPDALLPTLGGQTGLNTAVAVSENGILEKYGVELIGASLPVIKKAESREEFRAAMENIGLKVPKSGIARSMDEVKKWSKIIPFPIIVRPAFTLGGTGGGIAYNQEELEAIASHGLAASLKHEVMLEESVLGWKEFELEVMRDKNDNCVIICSIENIDPMGVHTGDSITVAPAQTLTDVEYQRMRDAAIAIMREIGVETGGSNVQFAINPENGEMLVIEMNPRVSRSSALASKATGFPIAKIAAKLAVGYTLDEIPNDITKETMASFEPTIDYCVVKIPRFTFEKFPGAEDYLTTAMKSVGETMAIGRTFKEALQKGLRSLEIGYPGLGKSYNADLPSLDEIRAKLITPNSRRIFSVRHALLQGMSCSEINELTNIDLWFLRQIEEIVKFETKLKNFSLQESITPENKKLREILTEAKQLGFSDKQLAILWKKSEYDIRRIRKQLKIEPVYYLVDTCAAEFEAYTPYFYSTYEQGKEVEVGKDKKVMILGGGPNRIGQGIEFDYCCVHASFALREMGIKSIMVNSNPETVSTDYDTSDRLYFEPLTFEDVLNIIDFEKPDGVIVQFGGQTPLNLAVPLLRAGVKILGTSPDSIDRAEDRERFQALIQKLNLLQPPNGTAMSQNQALEIAKKIGYPVVVRPSYVLGGRAMEIVYDDGDLKSYFQEAAYVSPEHPILIDKFLENAIEIDVDALSDGTETYVAGIMEHIEEAGVHSGDSACVLPAHSISSELIKEIERQTKALAKELKVVGLMNIQFAIKDNQIYILEVNPRASRTVPFVSKATGVPLAKLATKIMMGKKLKELDPWSMRKEGYYSVKEAVMPFNRFPGVDVLLGPEMRSTGEVMGIDENVGLAYMKSQLGAGHFLPSKGTVFISVNDRDKNESVFAAKIFNEIGFKIMATRGTAKFLEEHDIPVQVVNKVYEGRPNVIDHIKNGEIDLVINTSSGKKTVQDSSSLRQATLLYQIPYTTTIAGAKAIAMAIKEKSTCGLEVQSIQEYYT; from the coding sequence ATGCCTAAAAGAAAAGATATTAAAAAAATTATGGTCATTGGCTCGGGTCCAATTGTTATAGGTCAGGCCTGTGAATTTGATTATTCTGGAACACAGGCAGTTAAAGCACTTAAAGAAGAAGGATATGAGGTGGTTCTGGTTAATTCAAATCCAGCCACAATTATGACTGACCCGGAACTAGGCGACAAGACATACATTGAACCAATTGAGCCTGAAACCGTTGCCAAAATTATTGCCCGTGAAAGACCAGATGCTCTCCTGCCAACCCTTGGAGGACAAACCGGGTTGAATACAGCCGTTGCTGTCTCAGAAAATGGAATACTCGAAAAATATGGTGTGGAGCTGATTGGTGCCTCTTTACCGGTTATCAAAAAGGCTGAAAGCAGAGAAGAATTTCGGGCGGCAATGGAAAATATTGGTTTAAAGGTTCCCAAAAGCGGGATTGCCAGAAGCATGGACGAGGTAAAAAAATGGAGTAAAATTATACCATTTCCTATAATTGTTCGTCCCGCTTTTACCCTGGGAGGCACCGGAGGTGGTATCGCTTATAATCAAGAGGAACTAGAGGCTATCGCATCTCATGGTCTTGCAGCAAGCCTGAAACACGAAGTCATGCTTGAAGAATCTGTTTTGGGGTGGAAAGAGTTTGAACTGGAAGTAATGCGGGACAAAAATGACAACTGCGTAATTATTTGTTCAATTGAAAATATCGATCCCATGGGGGTACATACCGGAGACTCCATAACCGTAGCACCAGCGCAAACATTGACAGATGTAGAATACCAACGCATGCGCGATGCGGCAATTGCTATTATGCGAGAAATCGGGGTGGAGACTGGCGGTTCTAATGTACAATTTGCTATCAACCCGGAAAATGGCGAAATGCTGGTTATCGAGATGAACCCCAGGGTTTCAAGATCATCAGCCCTGGCATCTAAAGCCACTGGATTCCCAATTGCCAAAATAGCTGCCAAATTGGCCGTAGGCTACACTTTGGATGAGATTCCAAATGACATTACCAAGGAGACAATGGCATCCTTTGAGCCAACTATAGACTATTGTGTCGTTAAAATTCCACGCTTTACATTTGAAAAATTTCCAGGCGCCGAAGACTATTTAACGACGGCCATGAAGAGCGTTGGTGAAACCATGGCTATTGGGCGAACCTTCAAAGAAGCGCTCCAGAAAGGGCTCAGGTCATTAGAAATTGGCTACCCTGGCCTGGGAAAAAGCTATAATGCTGACCTGCCAAGCCTTGATGAAATCCGCGCAAAGCTGATAACTCCTAATTCCAGAAGAATTTTTTCTGTAAGACATGCACTTCTTCAAGGGATGAGCTGCTCTGAAATCAATGAACTAACCAACATTGATTTGTGGTTTTTGCGCCAAATTGAGGAAATTGTTAAGTTTGAAACAAAATTGAAAAATTTTAGTTTGCAAGAAAGTATAACTCCGGAAAACAAAAAACTCAGAGAAATTCTTACGGAGGCCAAACAACTGGGATTTTCTGACAAACAACTGGCTATTCTGTGGAAAAAAAGTGAATATGATATCAGAAGAATAAGAAAACAATTAAAAATTGAACCTGTTTATTATCTTGTTGACACATGTGCAGCAGAGTTTGAAGCCTATACTCCATATTTTTATTCTACTTATGAGCAAGGTAAAGAGGTAGAAGTTGGAAAAGACAAGAAAGTCATGATACTAGGCGGCGGCCCGAATCGGATTGGACAAGGAATAGAATTTGACTACTGCTGCGTACACGCCTCTTTTGCACTTAGAGAAATGGGTATTAAATCAATAATGGTCAATTCAAACCCAGAGACTGTTAGCACTGATTATGATACTTCTGACAGATTGTATTTTGAACCTCTGACGTTTGAAGATGTTTTAAATATAATAGATTTTGAGAAGCCGGATGGTGTAATTGTCCAGTTTGGGGGACAAACACCGCTTAACCTGGCAGTGCCCCTGTTACGGGCCGGGGTAAAAATTTTAGGTACCTCGCCCGACAGCATTGACCGGGCTGAAGATCGAGAAAGGTTTCAGGCCTTGATCCAAAAGTTGAATTTGCTCCAGCCGCCTAACGGTACGGCCATGTCACAAAATCAGGCATTGGAAATAGCCAAAAAAATTGGGTACCCGGTAGTTGTTAGACCTTCCTATGTCCTTGGCGGACGAGCCATGGAGATTGTCTACGATGATGGTGATCTGAAAAGTTACTTTCAAGAAGCTGCTTATGTTTCACCTGAACACCCAATCTTGATTGATAAATTTCTGGAAAACGCCATTGAAATAGATGTAGATGCATTAAGTGACGGTACAGAAACCTATGTAGCGGGGATTATGGAACATATAGAAGAGGCCGGCGTACATTCTGGTGACTCGGCTTGCGTCCTTCCAGCCCACTCAATAAGTTCTGAGCTTATTAAAGAAATTGAAAGACAAACCAAGGCCCTGGCCAAAGAACTGAAAGTTGTTGGGCTTATGAATATACAATTCGCCATTAAAGATAATCAAATCTATATTTTGGAAGTGAATCCAAGGGCCTCCAGGACAGTACCTTTTGTGAGCAAAGCCACTGGCGTTCCACTGGCAAAACTTGCCACAAAAATTATGATGGGAAAGAAACTAAAAGAACTTGACCCATGGTCAATGCGCAAAGAAGGTTATTACTCGGTAAAAGAAGCTGTCATGCCCTTTAACAGATTTCCAGGAGTAGATGTTTTACTTGGTCCGGAAATGCGTTCAACAGGCGAAGTCATGGGTATTGATGAAAATGTTGGCCTGGCCTACATGAAAAGCCAGTTGGGGGCAGGCCATTTTCTTCCAAGCAAAGGAACAGTTTTTATCTCGGTGAATGACAGAGATAAAAATGAAAGTGTGTTTGCGGCCAAAATTTTTAATGAAATAGGATTTAAAATTATGGCAACCAGAGGGACGGCCAAATTCCTTGAAGAACATGATATTCCTGTTCAGGTTGTGAACAAGGTATATGAAGGACGACCTAACGTCATTGACCATATTAAAAATGGAGAAATTGATCTTGTCATCAATACATCATCTGGCAAAAAAACTGTGCAGGATTCGTCATCATTAAGACAAGCAACACTTCTATATCAAATACCTTATACAACGACCATTGCAGGAGCCAAGGCTATTGCAATGGCCATAAAAGAAAAGTCTACCTGTGGCCTTGAAGTACAAAGTATCCAAGAATATTATACATAA